CAACCACTCTTAGGGGGGCTTCTTGGTGGAGTAGTAATGAATTTCTACAGTTCACTTGTCTGCATAGAGGTCGTGCTGTGCCTGGCAGTAGTCTCCACTGCCCTTCAGAAACTCCATAAATGTGTGACCAAGAACACCACAGAACTGCTGTaaagagaggggggaaaaaaaagcataatgaGGACAGGTGAAACAAGGTTATTTTTAAGACATCAAGCATtatcaaatgaaaaaataaaaacacagcaaCTAAGCAGTTTcatgaagtttattttttattccaagaATTAGGTTTCTGTAAGAATCCTGTCACCTTTCTTAGCAAGGattatttgaaaatacatttacttAATACAAAGTTTCCATATAGGGTTATTTCAACACCAAatgctgaaatgttttaaaacaccAATTCGGATGTGCTAAACATAGCAACAAGTTTTAAGAACCCCAGTATTTATATAAAGCATACTTTTTCCAGGATACCCATACAACTTCCTTTTCCATTCTGAATTGAGAGATATCACAACATCTACTAAAGTGACAGTGACTTTAAGTAGTCTCATGAAAGCAAGGATGAGATTCCTTGAATATTCAAGTTCAGCAGTGGACAATTTTTAGTGTCTGAACAAAACTATCAGTCTCTACTTAAAAGTAGAATCACTTGTCTTAACGGCTAAAAAACTTACTTTGCTTGTAAGCATCATTAATTCACATGCAGAACAgccagtagaaaaaaaaaagcacataaatCCACCTGACTTAAATAGGAGGCCATGAAAGCAAATGCAGTCTTTGTGGTCTAACAACAAAATGTGAGCTTTCGAACACTTTGAGACTTTCAAGGCACACAGATTTCTAACTAAGGAACATTTCACATACTAAAGGCTGAGGACCCATAGCAACCTTCATATGCTTTTAACTGTCTTTTCACACCAGGACTTTATTTATACCAAGATAGCAGTAATAGTCTAGCTAAAACCATACATAAGCAAGTTTATTGAACAGGTTATTCCTGTCCAGTGGTATGCTGTTTAGCTATGgttaaatttatatatataattactACAAGACGCAACTAGGAATTAAGATAGCAAATGAACTGCTCCAAGTTGGGTATTCATTTGCAGATGTTGTAAATGAAGCACCAAGATATGCTTTTATGCACTGTGGAACCCTTCCAGCTGAGGAGTTAGTTTTGTACCCAGCCACAGTACCAGTCCTGCTGAGGACACCTGCGTAGGgaacagaagggaaaacaagagGAGTTCTGTTTCCCAAAAGAGAGGTACAAGTTGAACCACGTGCCCACCAAATATACTTAGGTACCAGAGAGAAACATAATTGATCCCACAAATGTTTAGcagaaaaaagttatttatgTTAGTCAGGCaactcattttcattttcagacaGCTTCCTGATAAGAGTTTTAAGGTGTTAATTGCAGGCATGacttgaaacaaacaaacaaacaaaacaaacaaacaaaccaaaccacacaaaaaacccccaacttgCTAACAGATATGAGAATTAAGTTAACAGAAAGAAACTAAGATAACAATTTCACATGCATTTTGCTGCCAATCCAGAGATACTACCATCAGCTGGTAGCAAAGACTATAGGATTAAGTTTGCCAGTTGCAAAAAAcctatttcagtttttatttttgacaaCTTGAGAGACAGCAAGAACTCTATAATAGGCATGAAAAAGGAGTAAGAAGGGTCCTCTGAAGTCAAAGGCCAACAGAGTAACAGGAACCAGGAGAATTCAGACTCGGAAGAACTCCAAGAATCATCATCTGACTCACCAGCCATGTCCTAGCAGAAGGTGGCAGGTGTGCTTTTAAAAGCCTCCTAGGACCAGACCTAGGAAACAGCTAAAatagcaactgaaaaaaaagaactgaagaTAACTTATTTAAAGTCGCTTTCAATTAGTTTAAGAAGCAGAACAGCAAAAAGGGACAGGACAGCTTTAAGCAGATACAGCTGCACAAGGTCTTGTGCTACTTTTTGCATGCACTGGCAGATCTCATGTTTATCTCTTCCTAAGAAGAATCACAGACAGTCCTTTTCCCTGGTAGAGGATGAGGGAGTGGAGGCTGTCGGAAACAGAAATGCATGAAAGTGAGCTTGAGGACACagaatggggggaaaaagaacACAGTGTAATGGGAAGCAGTTAACATGTCTCCATACTAGGACAGGtagggagaaagaaataatgagAATTCATCCAGCATGCTAGGCAGGCTGCCCTTAGCATGCAACTAGGAGTTCTCAAGATACCAGACAAACTCATCGTGGGGATAAGGAAAACAGCAGGCAGCAAAGTATTAGTTAAGtaaaaaaatcattcattttaatgcaaattgCTAATCATATCTAGAAACTGGGTGCACAGTTCAAATTCTTATACAAAGCTGAAGCAAGTAGATTATGCAATGTTACATTTGAGTTCTATGTGTTATTAACCCTTACAAAGGAATTCATTTTGTTAATTACTGACTTAGTATTACACACATCAGCACCTTAATAATTCACACAGCTAAAGACCTAACCAAGAATGTATTTAAGCCTCACTGTTTGCCTTGGCAACTGCTGCTGCCATATTATAAAGGAGCAAAgttcatattttcctttgatGTGAATGCCATCACTTCTTACCAATGCTAGCAGGAAAGCTTCACATGCAGACCAACTCCTTTAGACAGCAACACACTGTACTACACTAAGACAGCTCTGCCAGTCTAGTTTAGTCCTGTTCTGGGaatcaaatgaaaattaaagaaaagtaGTACATGGGCATGCTGTTTGTGTTATGGCATTAAGTTACAGTACAAGGCTTCATCCACCCTCAGTAAAAAGACCTGGAAGATGAGAAATCAGCTATAAAAATACTGTTGCAGTAATTAAGACAATCTCAGGCTTTGAGGGAACTCAAATGATGTCAGGAACTTTCAAGAGGCTTGGAAACAGGGCTTTAGAATTACTACATTGTCTCATACAGTTTTGGCAGGTAAGCATGAAGTTGCCTAAGTGAAACTCAAATGCATAGTGTTGTATGCAGAAGGTTCTTTAACAGAGCAACACCAACTCATTGCTTTTACCATTAAGTTGGGTACTCCAGTATATTCTTTTCAATTTACATATAAGTTTTCCTTGAGGAAAATTAACACTGAAGGATTTTGGAAAAAGTAGCAGCTTCCATCATGACAGAAAGCCAAACAACATTTAGACCATTAGAGCCATCAAAATAAacttagaaaacaaaactaaggTTAATATGCCAGGGCCACATATTAAGAGAAGGCAACCTGTCCATTATAGGTTACAGCTGTGTTAGTTATGATTGTACCACCTACTATAATTCATGCTAGCAAAAGTCAGAGAACAGTCTATTCAAGTAGAAGGAAAGGCTTTAATTCATGCCCTTCTTTGAGACAGAATGCTAAAGTATCCGTCTTCACTGACCAACAGACTCACACGTATGTTAATACATGGTTTGAAACAATCACTTGTGTCTGACAAAAACGGCTTATGAAAGTAATCTGTTAAATCGTTACTGATATGGGGAAAGCAAAGAGGTGTAAGGTTATCCCATGCTGCTGACGTCCTTATCCAGAACTCGGTGGCATCTTGAAAAACATGCAAACAAAAGCACTTGCTTATGCAGTTACATGACACTTTACCTTCAGAAGATGAGCAAGATGATTCGCAGTTGCTCAATCCACCACCTCATAGACTGAAAACATTTATATACAGAACCAACTATGTGGTCTTCCATCCTCTGAAGTCAAGACCTGACACGCACTCACCTACTAAAACCACAGGATAAGAACTAGAGAACTAAAATAAGCTACATTTCATGACAATTTGAGAACACCTGCAAGGAAGTTCATTGCTCTAACTTACTACCTGACAAAAAGTTACTGAATGACAGATACCCCTGACTTCCTCTTACTACTCAGGGCTTAAACAGCAACTGCCAGAGCAGTCAGGGAAGAGTGGGAGGGTAAGGGGTACAAACTGTGAAGCCATAAGGCAAGACAGAGGCACACCTTTGTAAGGTGCTGTTGACAAGATGTATCTCCTATCTACTGGGCCCGTACTGTAATATCCACAGTGATAACATTGTCCATTTTAGCCACAGACAGCAACCCATTGCCTAAGAAGATACACTCAGATCTCACTGACAGGAAGGGAAAGGTTTATCATAAATTTGTTGCGACATGCTCTCTGCCGGAAGGATGTTCTCGTGGTTCAAACATGCAgtgaagggggaagaaaaaattatctcaAAACTTCCTGTATAACAAGTCAATGCAACTTCCAAAGATGATGAAACTGAGGCCATGTGACTGCGTTCAGAGTTCTTCTGTGTGGACCACAGAAACAACACGCTAAGAAGCCTTAGCAGATATTGCGGAAAATAAGACACCAAAAAACCCATTTCATTCCCTTGTCTAAATGACTTAACAATGCCATTTCAACAGCAAACTATTTAAATCCCACCATTCTACTAAAGTATTATTCAATTATGTTTTAAGCAATAACGTGAGAAATTTAGCACATACACAGAAAGAGAGTTATTGCTGTATTTCATCAAGTTTAATAAAGTCATTAACACCTAACAGGAAGTTGCTGTGGTAAGGAATTACTGACTTCTGTAAGGACTTACAGAAGAATGTGGTAAGGAGTTACTGACTTGCATTTAATACAGAAATATCTCTTCTATTGATCCGATAAAgcaagttttaattttttaaagaaggtgaATATCTGCTGCTAGTTTACAATTCAGTAATACTCTTATCTGGGCGCTCAGGTTAATGTTTAAAAGTCATCACTTACAGTCAGCCTACACACCGGGATAGATCCGGCATTCTTATGTGGCACATATTCTGCCAGAAAAGGGAAGTTTCACTTGACGAAAGTTATTAGATAAGGCtaaattctatttatttacCGCCTTActgacacatttagtttcagtaAGACAATGACAACCTTCTCCCTTGGCTCCTGCTGTATCTGTCactcattttcctttctctctcatATTTCTTCTCATGGCTCTGCAATTTCTATATTGCTTCTTccacatttttccccaaaacaacTCTGTTCCTGGCAAGACAATTTCAATTTCGCTGTTCCATCACTAGAATAATATGAGCTGACATTTAAGTGTAATCTTCAGTTTTCTTGGTTTGGCAGTTTTATGAGATTACAAAGAGACAGGGTTCATACTTCTGAGTCACTGCTTTTGAAAGACTCAGCAGATGCAGGTAGACATACTGGAAAGTTGTTTCCAGCAGAAATAGGAAACACCAGAATCACAGGAACCTCATGCCAAAAAACTGTACAACTGTCAGCTCATAATACTTGCCATGCGCATAGCTGCCTACCAGAGAGCAAACAATCCTGCTTCTGTTACTGTAGGTTCCTtgattttgttagttttttgtctttcttgttTCCCTGCTTCTGGAAGGCATGCTACCACCAGCAAGCCATGTGTTATTTGATTGATTGTGCTTAAATATACAGAGCGCTCTGTGGTCACAGATGTTAGGCAGCACAGGCACCGAGATTACTAgagggggtaaaaaaaaaaaaaaccccacaaaaaaaccgGCAAGCATATGAGGAAAGCAAAATCTTCCAATGGTGAACTGTGATCCACCTCCAGAAGGAAATGCCTTCCTTGAAAAGCCAGATGGCAAGGTCTTAAAAGCAGGTTCGGTCAAAATTAAGGTATTTGACTACAGTCGTCAGCTTCTGAGGTTCGAGGCAGATTGTTAGAGAAATATCTGCTTCAACGTGTACTTAATACTTCTCTGCGGACTTTTCCTGCCGAACAAGACAGGCTGCACAACCGAGTTCGGGCATACCCCACCTCTACTGCATAGGGCTCATTTTGGAAAGGACTCACGTCCTCGCTCGCAGCCGGCGCTGCCTCCCCGCCCGAGCACGGCGGAGACAAAGCCGCCGCCGGGCCGCCTTCGCCTCGACCGCGCACGTGGGGCCGCGGCGGGGGGCGAGCGCCAGCCGCGGCAGCCGCGCCTGGCACCGGGCCGGGCCGCCAACCGCCCGCGGGCAAGCCCCGGCTTGCCCGGACAGCGCCGGGCCCCGGCCGCCCCCAGCCGCGGGGTGCCGGGCTCCCGCTCCGCCCGTCCCTCTGTCCCCGGCGAGGTGACGGTGTCCGGGCCGCGGCAGCGCCGCGCGGGCCGGGCCGTGTCCCGGTGCGGCGGTCACGGGTTCGCATCACGCCTCGATCAGGCTCCCGACGCGGAGCCATCTTGtcccccggagccgccgcccgGCTCGGCCTCCCCCCGGCAAGAGGCTCCTGGCACGGCCCTGGGCGCGgagccccggccccgggggcgCTGCCCTTCCCGGCGGGAGACCCGGCCCGGCAGACACAGACCCTGGCGGGGGGAAGGCCGGGCCGGCGGGCGGGGCAGGCGGCAGCTGGGTTCACAAAGCGGCTTTgtgcccgggccgggccgcccgGGAGCCGCGGAGAGGTCGCCGTCTCCTCCTTTCCCGGCggaagaggagagaggggcGCCGGGGGCGGCAGAGAGGCCGAGTCCTGCCGCAGCCCGGCGGGCTCGGCGCTCCAGCGGCCCGCCCGAGGGGAGCCGCAGCCCAGCGCTTCGAGAAGCCGCCTGCAGCCGGGCGAGAGAACAAAGGGATAACatggaggagcagggggagaagCGCGGGGAGCCGGGCACGGTCGGGCggcccgcggggcggggggccggagggcgcgggcgggcggcaCTCACAGGAATATGGTTACTCATTGAAGACTGTAGCCTGATCATACAGCCGGGGTGCGGGCGCCACAGccgggggcaggaggagcagaaccAGGAGGGGGAGGAGGCGGAGGCGCTGGAGGCCGCGGAGCTGCCGGCGGGGGttcggcggcggcggcgcggggcagGACCATACAGCGGCTGCGGCGGGCGGACGGCTCTgcgggcagcgccgggcggaCGCGGCTGCACCAGGAGCGACACTCggcgccgcctcccccacgagcgccccggccccgcccctcgcCCGCGCGCGTCACTGACGGGCGTCGCTCCCGCCCAATCAGAGCCGCCGTCGGCGCGTCCGGGGCGGGCGCGAGGCCTCGTGGGGCGGGGTGGCGCCGGGTGCGGGCGGTGCGAGCGGCGGAGGCGGCCGGCGGGAACCGGTTCGTGAatggggccggggcgggggcgccgccgggggccgggctgggccgcCCCGCGTGGCCCCACCCGTCGGGGCCGATGCCGGCGGCTGCGCTGGGAGCGCCTGCGGCGAGCTCGGGATCCCGTTGGGCGGCGAGTCTTGCGTTCTGCCGCGCAGTCCCTGCTGCCCGCCgcggcggggcgaggcgggaCAGCCGCTCCCGCGGGGGCCGTAGGACGCAGGATGGCGCAGCGCGGCCCCCGGGCGGGTTTAATCCCTCGGGCCCTTCGCCCGCGGGCCGCAAAACCGCTTTGGCGAGTTTAATGCTGGCAGGAAACTCTTAGCGCGTTTTGCCCGCGGATTACCCTGTGTTCTTTAAGTCGGGATAAAAACGGTGATTTCTGGTGTTACACATAGGAGATCAGCCCAGTAGGCCAGAAGTGGTGTGGGAAACAACAGGGGCTCTCTCACCCTTGTGTTCCCTCTCCCTCCTAGGGAACAGCACAGGGGTTTCTGAAAAGCGTGATCAGGAGTTGGAGCCCAGCGTTGGGAAGCACCGACAGTGTCACTGCTATGCCCAAGGGACACAGGCACGTCAGCCGGCTGGACACGGGCAACCTGGGAAACACCTCAATGTGGGTCAGCGCCAGCTTTGTGAAATAGCAGCCTATTTTTAGAATCAGTTTGTCTGAAACTGTTTTAGTATTTAACTAGTTAAGTCTTTCAACTGCATGTTATTGTTACAGATTACAAGAGCCTGCAGAAgttgttttttaatgtaaaaaatgaaCAATTGTGAGTCTCGTCAGTGAGTATTGGCTTGTACAAAGGTATGCTGTTTTGTGGTTTCGCCCAAATGGCCTGGTTTTATCTAGTCTCTACAAACCAGAGGTGTTCATGGTCACTGACTGGTGAGGTCTGTTACTCAGAACATGACTATATTACCTTTCACTCCACCTGGCTTCACGTGGCTATAAGACCATGTCTGTGCTCGCATAATGTACTCAGCTTTTCTGGGCTATAAATAGATCTGGgctatatttatttacattgcGGTTTGTGTTTACTGACTTAGGACACGTGTCTGGGGTGAACTTGCAGCTGTTTCTACTTCTCCATATAAAACTTCTTGAAAATGTGCTCCGAATGCTATAAAACAAGAAGATGATCCCAAGGTTAATGGCCGCTTGGAAAATTGTTTATTTGTTGCAATGTTAGGAAggttttgaggaaaaaagaaataaagtcaACACATCTCTCATTAATAAAGCTTGAGGAATTTGCTCTGGATAGAGTTCTGAGATTAAACAGCTCTTTATGTGCTTTAAGCcacactgttttgtttttgtgtttgtgttgtttgggttttttccctccaacAATACATGCATTTGTTTACTGTTTCATTGCACATTAAACTGATCAGGATTTTAAGATCAGTTACTTTGTGCTGCAACATCCTTGCAGTTCCgtagcacagtagtttacactGAAAATAAGTCAGTGGCAGTTTCTTTGAAATgatgtaagaaaaaataatttagctcAGGAAACCTAAtctaaaaggatttttttctttttgaggaaAGACTCTTAGTGTAATTTTAActgtttaatattaatttttgttaTGATAGTCCCTATCTGGCCCCCTTAGTGATTAATTATGTCGTACTAGTTGTCACTTAAGATGCAGTTCCTGTATTTCATGGTCTGAGATGACAAGAGATACTTGGGAGTATTACAGACAGGTAGATTCCAAAGGTCTCTTATTTCATATAACATAGAGCAGAGTAAGAAATATTTataggggagagagagaaaagtgcATAGTTACAAGGTGCCAACTAGGGAACTTATTAAAAAAGTGGATTGAGGAAACAGAAAGAGATGAGACTCCTaaagaacttaaaaaataagaaaaaaagtaaatgtttgAAAAGAGAAATCCGTGGGGTATATTCAGAAGAGACTGATACTACTAGTATCACCATTGTTGCAGTATTAGGAAGATTAATACAACTTTTATGATAAGAGGCTATAATAGGACAAagtttgaatatatttttgaagaagtgggagtaaaaaataaaatgtgggCATGGCCTGAATGTCCAGTTCTTACCTAGTTGACTATTATTAATAGTTTTAATAGACAGTTATGCATTAAAACAGGCAAT
This DNA window, taken from Pseudopipra pipra isolate bDixPip1 chromosome 3, bDixPip1.hap1, whole genome shotgun sequence, encodes the following:
- the LOC135411977 gene encoding uncharacterized LOC128125822 homolog produces the protein MIRLQSSMSNHIPQFCGVLGHTFMEFLKGSGDYCQAQHDLYADK